GCATGCGGTGCAGCTTTTCTTTACGTAGCATCTGGTGTTTTTGATAAGACAAGAATGTAGGAATGTGTTCTCAGCTCAATGGAGATCACAGTCTCCACCTCATCAATCATATCATCTTGATGGATTTTGTAATTTCCTCCCATTTCTACCTCGTCCAAACCGCTTAACCCCAGGTTTTCCAGAGATGTGTGTGGAGATTATGAGAAATCCATGTGTAAGACTTCATCTTAATGACGGCAGGTGGTTAGACCGGTTACATTAGATAAGACTCACTGAGCTAGGTTTTTCTGTCTGACAGATCTTATCCTACACTGGAGGGAAACAGTACCAGCTAGGAAACCCAGACTTGATGAGTCGCTTGAAGTTTGCTGGCGACCCGAGCCTAGGCGACGCCACGGTCAGCATTTCCAGCGTCAAAGTCTCGGACACCGCCACGTACCAGTGCAAAGTGAAGAAAGCACCAGGCATCGATTCGAGGAAACTCACTTTAGTAGTGCTGGGTGAGGATGTGCTCTTTCTGTGACTGCTGACCAGTTCTGACACTCTTATCAAGCTGCAGGTTTCTGTTTTACCGGTTCTCTCCAACTTTAGCCTGCATCTTTCCTCGAGTTGCTCTCGATGGCATGACTGGAATGGTAGGTGGAGTGGATGCTTGTTGTTCACATCTGCTTTCTGTTTTCTTCTGGCAACCTCAGCCCGACCCCACCGCCTCCTGTCTACAGACTCGATGATTTACACCCTCTTGTAAAACTTTGGCTCAGTGCTGGAGCCTTTAAGGTTGCAGTGTAATTATGGTTTTTTGAGTTTTACATTAGTTTGTttctatttgattttaattttatttttcttccaaattttctggtttagtatttttttttcaagctatTCTAGTTTCAGTTTagtgttgtacacacacacacacacagagagagagagagagagagagagagagagaaagagtgggtATAGGAAATaaatcacccccctttaaaataataacattttgttgGTTTGCAGCCATAAATAAagacggacacagtttttgttttatctagCTGTATTTATTCAGTGTAACCTAACATCCAAgcgaaagatataacaccaacatgtcagaagaaaaaaaaaaaaaaaaaaaaaaaaaaaaaaaaaaaacagaatcaccgagttggaaaaaggatcatccgcttgtgtcagtattttgttgtatcacttttgctttaattaaagCCTTTAATCTGTTGGGATTTGTctctgtctctactaactttgcacatctagaccaggggtggtcctggagggccgatgtcctgcagagtttagctccaacctgcctcaacacacctgcctggaagtttctaaaaccctctaatctttcacatgaaatgagagtttcatttaaaaaaaaaacaagacgctctgcattaacaggtgacagcAGGTTGCGAGTGTGGGAACGAATGTCCCCACCAGTACTGGAAAGTCGttcactgggcacagaggtagatttttgccatttcagccagcagtggaaatcgctgctggtttgtcttatattttattcttatatttatatttgtacacAACATTATCCCGGAGATATTTTGACTGTgccttgccacccatagttgattgtttgcttcagttgcactaccaaggaccgAAATggtccaggaaagctcttttcatacTGGAACTAATCAAAATGAGCACAGCTGATCACAgatgaaagtcaaatggctttgtgtgccattgagaatgTGATTAGCTTTTTctacatgttggtgttatatctttcacttggatgttataagttgcactgagcaaatacagtaaatacagctggataaaagaAATACTGTGTCCGTTGCAacaaattgtgattattttaaaatgggGGGTGATGATTTTCTATAcccactttgtgtgtgtgtgtgtgtgtgtgtgtgtgtgtgtgtgcttgcgtgTGAATTTACAGTTTTTGCACTTTTTATGGCTTTTTAGAGACATTTAGAGTTCAGATCTGAAatcaaaaaataatgaatgatcttttttaattaatagataATTTTTGAgccatgtaaaattattttaagcttttgtttccacttaaaaaattatttaaaataataacaatgtttatattttctgtatttatttgttaaaaaaaatggttgtttGTTTCTCTGGATTATTTacttcaatattatattatattatattatattatattatattatattatattatattatattatattatattagtatatttcAGTTGGCTTTTATTACAACTAaagttttttatggttttagtgtACAATATATTGAACATTTGAATATTCCTGGTCCTTCCTTCCTTTTGCGATTTATGAGATATGAGATATGAGTGTCAACATGAAAGTGCAACCtatactgtatttaatttatgaCTCATTTCTATGTAAACCTTATTATGAGTAGAACTTGATTTTTTTCTGAGGAATGAATTAGATGGTTAAAAACAGAAGCTGTACACAAGAATGCAGTCAGACCTGCATGTGAGGTTAAAGAATGTGTGTCAAATGTCATAAAGGTAATGCATCAGCCATGTGATTTCGTCCATGACTtctgattgtttttcttttggtttccTTCAGTACGACCATCGCCCCCTAAATGTTGGGTGGAAGGTAGCGAGGAGAAGGGTGGGACCGTTTCGCTCCGCTGCAAATCTTCCCAGGGTTCATCTCCTCTAAAATATGCATGGACCAAAGAAAGTGGAAACCTGCCACCAACTGCAACACAGAGTGAGTTCCCCCCGGTGCACACAGGTCTAGTGCAACTCTACTCAGTAAATATTCAAGTGCAAGTTTAATATTTGATACCGCTTGAATAACCTGTAGCTTCAGGCCTGTGTTGTCAAGTCACATACAGCTGCtgtagacaacaacaaaaaaaaagacaaaaaaattgttGAGCCTCATAGCAACCAAACAAGTTTTAGTGTGCAACCTGTAGTACACGAGACTGCAGGGTCTTTTGCAGGTCTGCACATTCTAAAAGACTCTTTTGTTTGAAGATCCCCAGACTGGAGAGCTGCTAATCGGAAATCACAGTGAGAGCTACACAGGGAGGTACCTTTGTGAGGTCAGCAATGAAGTAGGCACTGAACGATGCACATACGCCCTTCAAGCATATAACCGTAAGTATGGGTGCATCCGGAATGTATTTGCAAACCTAAGCTTCCCTTAATGTCTGAATCTCAGTGCATCAGACAATAACATGTCAAattgaaagacagaaagacagcacAGATGTTTCACAAAAAGACTAAGTATCAAAGAGGTAACTCGAGAGTGAGAGTGAACTAACTCCAGGGAAGGGTTTAAGTAGCCTAATGTTAGTGTGGTCACACCATAAAGCCGTCTTTTTTGTCTGTACCACATATGGGTGTCATGTCatgcaatatttttaatacgGCTGAAAGTTATTAGGTTGTTCAAACAGCAAATGAATTATATTCAGAAAGCGAGagtagaacatttacattatcaaagcaCGTCATCACTAACTTCATTTCAGAGTTAAGTCATTCTCAGAATACTcctgttataataaataaagctgtttacactgtgaaatgaatTTCTTGCTTACAtggtacatactgtacatttgctTTATGATGAGAAAATTgaagctaagctaagctaaacagaatcgtgtgtgatcgGTCATGTGCAACGCTGTAAAAACGACTAAAAGGAAATTAGCAGAACTAAATTTAATGCCgcatttcattttcactttatttgcGACAGCGGTAATATATGTTTATAccttgaagtgttttttttttaccaatttggTGATCAAAATTCCCACCAAAATGTGGTGATTCAAATGCTAGGTTGGTGAAAAGAAAAGATCCAGAGACTTTTGACAGGCAGATGCCAATTAgacatgtttatttataatattattttatctattAGGCTATATAAATggtttaagtgtccaaatacttacATAAATCATTTGTAAGTAAGTCTCTTTATGCTTATTGAACATATGGAGAAAGTTGGAAGAAATGGAGAAAGTCAAAAGATCCAGTCATTCTCTCATTTCTGTGCAGCGTTCATACCTCAACTGCAGTAGCATATCTCTGTATAAAGGCCATTATGCATTATGTGTCCTTGAATGAAATACGCAGACTCACTCAATGGAGGATTTTGTGTTaacatattctttttataaacacatttattctcCAGATAATTTTTATAAGATTAATGATTTTGTGAAACCTCAGCTGCACTTTCAGATTAAATGTATCTCAGGTTAAGAGTGAGCCACTATCTACATAATCAGCTGTGTTTTATCTGAATCTTTTATCTCTAGCAACCAATAAAGTGGGAGTGATTGTGGGAGCTGTGATTGGTGCATTGCTGTTGTTTCTCCTCCTCCTTTTCCTGATCTGGCTCCTGATTTGCTGTTGCTACAAGAGGCGCTATGAAAAAGAGCGTGCCAACGAGATCAGGTGAGATACTGCTGGTTTATTATAAAGTGGAAAATAATGAAGCCGAAGTAGTGACAGATCTTTCTTCCATATTGGGATGTAATATGAAGCCCTGTAAATGgcatacaggaaaaaaaaaaaaaaaaaaa
This Carassius auratus strain Wakin unplaced genomic scaffold, ASM336829v1 scaf_tig00216070, whole genome shotgun sequence DNA region includes the following protein-coding sequences:
- the LOC113097023 gene encoding coxsackievirus and adenovirus receptor homolog; the protein is MSKFWFNFPLPLAALYITSLCLNHAALAVQVTSTGPQTVKKAQGESVTLGCTYSLDASDVGDLDIEWTLVSQDMTQKDELILSYTGGKQYQLGNPDLMSRLKFAGDPSLGDATVSISSVKVSDTATYQCKVKKAPGIDSRKLTLVVLVRPSPPKCWVEGSEEKGGTVSLRCKSSQGSSPLKYAWTKESGNLPPTATQNPQTGELLIGNHSESYTGRYLCEVSNEVGTERCTYALQAYNPTNKVGVIVGAVIGALLLFLLLLFLIWLLICCCYKRRYEKERANEIREDVPAPESRPGSRYSSFHSAQNYYGHQGIHYISVGKADVTQAESGPSSTQTERSRIQREANMLASDHRPSLRYDSKYGYAV